The following coding sequences are from one Psychrobacter sp. AH5 window:
- a CDS encoding thioesterase family protein encodes MTTQSTSSTTLQTTPLFTTDYAIYINHTDAGGIVYHANHLVFFENCRRDWFTKLNLSGYFLQTDDGQIQHFVVSQAQLQYRKAILLDERINVRIDKVELKPASIIFYQSIHRKPSAPQATNDNDTLLSSAKIVIACVQNQLNPTQNDKNSKNTPTAPMKPVRVPKDLHQVIKQAIDQQGPDL; translated from the coding sequence ATGACTACCCAATCTACCAGTTCGACAACCCTACAGACTACCCCGTTATTTACTACTGATTATGCTATTTATATCAATCATACTGACGCTGGCGGTATTGTTTATCATGCTAATCATTTGGTTTTTTTTGAGAATTGTCGCCGTGACTGGTTTACTAAGCTTAATCTTAGTGGTTATTTTTTGCAGACAGATGACGGGCAAATACAGCACTTTGTAGTCTCTCAAGCGCAGCTACAGTACCGAAAAGCTATCTTATTAGATGAAAGGATAAACGTACGCATCGATAAGGTCGAGCTCAAGCCTGCCAGCATTATCTTTTATCAAAGCATTCATCGTAAGCCGTCCGCGCCGCAAGCCACAAACGACAATGACACCTTATTAAGTAGTGCAAAGATCGTCATCGCTTGTGTGCAAAATCAACTTAATCCTACTCAAAATGACAAGAATAGCAAGAATACACCAACAGCTCCTATGAAACCGGTACGAGTACCCAAAGATCTACATCAAGTGATTAAGCAAGCTATTGATCAGCAGGGTCCTGATTTATAA
- the xthA gene encoding exodeoxyribonuclease III: MYRFVSFNINGIRARQHQLEAVRDIIDPDVMGLQETKVHDEQFPLKQVESLGYHVEYFGQKAHYGVALLSKVAPIFVQKGFPGEDDEAQKRFIHARYLLADREIDVLNGYFPQGESQDHPTKYPMKRAYYADLMTYIDGLIAEGRTLVVMGDMNIAPEDIDVGIGEANAKRWLKNRKTSFLPEEREWYADLMSRDLTDTYRLHYPDSEEFYSWFDYRSRGFNDDPKRGLRIDHILCTPDLVEHCVDAGISYELRAMEKPSDHTPIWSAFKLSE; encoded by the coding sequence ATGTATCGTTTCGTAAGTTTTAATATCAATGGTATACGTGCTCGTCAGCATCAGTTAGAGGCGGTGCGTGATATTATTGATCCCGATGTCATGGGCCTACAAGAGACCAAAGTTCATGATGAGCAGTTTCCGCTAAAACAGGTCGAATCTCTAGGCTATCACGTCGAATATTTCGGTCAAAAAGCTCATTATGGCGTTGCGCTGCTCTCAAAAGTCGCTCCTATCTTTGTACAAAAAGGCTTTCCGGGTGAGGATGATGAGGCACAAAAGCGCTTTATACATGCCCGCTACCTTTTGGCAGATCGTGAGATTGATGTGCTCAATGGCTATTTTCCGCAGGGCGAGAGTCAAGATCATCCGACAAAATACCCGATGAAAAGAGCTTATTATGCCGATTTGATGACTTATATTGATGGATTAATAGCAGAGGGTCGCACGCTAGTAGTAATGGGTGATATGAATATCGCGCCAGAGGATATCGATGTCGGAATTGGTGAAGCCAATGCCAAACGCTGGCTGAAAAATAGAAAAACCTCTTTTTTACCTGAGGAGCGTGAATGGTATGCCGATCTTATGTCACGTGACTTGACCGATACTTATCGTTTGCATTATCCAGATAGTGAAGAGTTTTATAGCTGGTTTGACTACCGTAGTCGCGGTTTTAATGACGATCCTAAGCGCGGCCTGCGTATTGACCATATCTTATGTACGCCAGACTTGGTAGAGCACTGTGTCGATGCAGGCATTAGCTATGAGCTACGCGCAATGGAAAAACCATCCGATCATACGCCTATTTGGTCGGCTTTTAAATTAAGTGAATAG
- a CDS encoding AMP-binding protein, with amino-acid sequence MTTDKPWHASYPVGVPKTIYPDNYSSIIELYEESFSRYRLHPMSVCMGVTHTYGDVDNASQAVAAWLQAQGLPKGSVIALMMPNVPQYLPTMIGILRAGYICTPVNPLYTGRELRHQLNDSGAKAIFLVDNFAQALEQVVDETAIKHIVLSKMGDMMGLKGILVNTIIRQVKRLVPKYKLNDPKRTVTKFPEVLKQGKNLPLQKPKMDLEQKAFLQYTGGTTGLSKGAILSQRNVVAAALQSEAWTRPITAEMDEVYINMVMALPLYHIFAFMLNLLGMRSGYTFILVPNPRDIPGFIKTLSKQPFHIFPAVNTLFKGLLDNPNFKNLDFSSLKISQAGGMAATEQTAERWLEVTGCPMIEGWGMTESVAAGTANVVTDRKFNGTIGLPVPGIDIIIIDEEGQRVAFNQAGEMCIKGPNITSGYFNRDNTQEFTDDGYFKTGDIVSMDEKGYIRLLDRKKDMILVSGFNVYPNELEAVMLDYDGIIDCAVIGVPDKYQGESIKMYVIRKDDNVTKDTVKEFALDNLTGYKCPRYIEFVDELPKSNVGKVLRQKLREKHLEDNPVM; translated from the coding sequence ATGACTACCGATAAACCTTGGCATGCTAGTTATCCCGTTGGTGTACCTAAGACTATTTATCCTGATAATTACTCAAGCATTATAGAGCTTTATGAAGAGAGCTTTAGTCGTTATCGTCTGCATCCTATGAGCGTTTGTATGGGCGTGACTCATACTTATGGCGACGTTGATAATGCCTCACAAGCGGTTGCAGCTTGGTTACAAGCTCAAGGTTTGCCCAAAGGCAGTGTGATAGCGCTGATGATGCCAAACGTTCCTCAGTATCTTCCAACGATGATAGGTATTTTGCGCGCAGGCTATATCTGCACGCCAGTCAACCCTTTATATACAGGCCGTGAGCTACGCCATCAGCTCAATGATTCGGGTGCCAAAGCGATATTTTTGGTAGATAATTTCGCTCAAGCGCTTGAGCAAGTGGTTGATGAGACGGCTATCAAGCATATCGTCCTCTCCAAAATGGGCGATATGATGGGTCTAAAAGGTATTTTGGTCAATACTATTATTCGTCAGGTCAAGCGCTTGGTTCCCAAGTACAAACTCAACGATCCTAAGCGTACAGTAACTAAGTTTCCAGAGGTACTTAAACAAGGCAAAAACCTGCCTTTGCAAAAGCCAAAAATGGATTTGGAACAAAAAGCCTTTTTGCAGTATACCGGTGGTACCACAGGCTTATCCAAAGGCGCTATTTTATCTCAGCGCAACGTAGTCGCTGCCGCTCTTCAGTCTGAGGCTTGGACTCGCCCTATCACCGCTGAGATGGACGAGGTTTATATCAATATGGTTATGGCGCTACCGCTGTATCATATCTTCGCTTTTATGCTCAACTTATTAGGCATGCGCTCAGGCTATACCTTTATTTTGGTACCAAACCCGCGTGACATTCCAGGGTTCATTAAAACTCTATCCAAGCAGCCGTTCCATATCTTCCCAGCGGTAAATACTTTATTTAAAGGTTTGCTGGATAATCCTAATTTTAAAAACTTGGATTTTAGCTCATTGAAGATATCTCAAGCAGGCGGTATGGCAGCTACTGAACAAACCGCCGAGCGCTGGTTAGAGGTAACCGGCTGTCCGATGATTGAAGGTTGGGGCATGACTGAATCGGTGGCTGCTGGCACGGCTAATGTCGTTACTGATCGCAAGTTTAACGGTACTATAGGTTTGCCAGTACCCGGTATTGATATTATTATTATCGATGAAGAGGGTCAGCGCGTAGCTTTCAATCAAGCAGGCGAGATGTGTATCAAAGGGCCTAATATCACCTCAGGATATTTTAATCGCGATAATACGCAAGAGTTCACAGACGACGGCTATTTTAAGACCGGCGATATCGTCAGCATGGATGAGAAAGGCTATATCAGACTACTCGATCGCAAAAAAGATATGATTTTGGTCTCAGGCTTCAACGTTTATCCCAATGAGCTTGAAGCGGTTATGCTCGATTATGATGGCATTATTGATTGCGCGGTGATTGGCGTTCCTGATAAATATCAAGGCGAATCTATCAAGATGTACGTTATCCGAAAAGATGATAATGTCACCAAAGACACTGTCAAGGAGTTTGCTTTGGATAATTTGACCGGTTATAAGTGTCCACGTTATATCGAGTTTGTAGATGAGCTACCCAAATCCAATGTTGGCAAAGTACTACGCCAAAAACTACGTGAGAAGCATTTAGAAGATAATCCTGTTATGTAA